A genomic window from Montipora capricornis isolate CH-2021 chromosome 8, ASM3666992v2, whole genome shotgun sequence includes:
- the LOC138058992 gene encoding epsin-2-like — protein sequence MSVRRQLKNVVNNYSNAEVKVREATSNDPWGPSSSVMTEIADATYNVVAFSEIMGMIWKRLNDHGKNWRHVYKSLVVLDYIIKTGSERVAQQCRENLYAIQTLKDFQFIDKDGKDQGMNVREKAKQLVALLKDEDRLKNERARALKAKERFAQASSGIGSDSLKSGNLRDTSSTSDIRFDSTTASSSSAPTSRSWEPERKVVGNEMENCRPSNANEEELQLQLALALSKQEADEKVKQTERDDQRLQLAISQSKHEVTPPEPALLDMASGGAPPPPAQDTFDPWSSGSAAVAPPPAMPVPQPDPWGNTVSSSAITTSNPWVPSQSPPQMPVSTVPSLFAAPNGNVVVGAMSTTDPWGEPPVQPTPPIAPASSDPWSGGIAFPSATVPQPQGPWGAPQSQSFDTLNQTGLASGLTTQLPTSAPFNIQNPQDTKPEILNNNFSNLVNLDSLVQKPEPVKNPFLSSQPEPKSKNPFMQEKPQAPTLNQLREPPTNPTLNTVPSVGGDILLPAPLIPDSGPRPQQTVQSNPFL from the coding sequence ATGTCTGTAAGGCGTCAGCTAAAGAACGTGGTGAACAACTATTCTAATGCTGAAGTAAAAGTTCGCGAAGCAACGTCGAACGATCCTTGGGGACCATCAAGTTCTGTCATGACTGAGATCGCTGATGCTACTTACAACGTGGTTGCCTTTTCGGAAATTATGGGGATGATTTGGAAAAGACTTAATGACCATGGAAAAAATTGGAGGCACGTTTACAAATCACTTGTTGTTTTGGATTACATCATAAAGACTGGCTCGGAACGGGTCGCTCAACAGTGTCGGGAAAACTTGTACGCTATTCAAACTTTGAAGGATTTTCAGTTTATTGATAAGGACGGTAAAGATCAAGGCATGAACGTGCGAGAGAAAGCGAAACAACTTGTAGCGTTGTTAAAAGACGAAGATCGACTGAAGAACGAAAGAGCTCGTGCCTTGAAGGCGAAAGAGAGATTTGCACAAGCTAGTTCTGGGATCGGAAGCGATTCTCTGAAATCGGGTAACTTGCGAGATACAAGCAGCACTTCAGACATACGTTTTGACAGCACGACTGCATCGTCGAGTTCAGCACCGACAAGCCGTTCTTGGGAGCCTGAAAGGAAAGTCGTTGGTAATGAAATGGAGAACTGCCGACCGTCCAATGCAAATGAGGAGGAATTGCAATTGCAGCTTGCCCTGGCACTAAGCAAACAAGAGGCAGATGAAAAGGTCAAACAGACAGAAAGAGATGATCAGCGCTTACAGTTGGCCATCAGTCAAAGTAAGCATGAGGTAACCCCGCCAGAGCCAGCTCTATTGGACATGGCCAGTGGAGGAGCTCCACCACCTCCAGCGCAGGATACTTTTGATCCCTGGAGCTCTGGATCAGCAGCAGTAGCCCCTCCTCCTGCAATGCCTGTTCCACAACCTGATCCTTGGGGGAATACCGTTAGCTCTAGTGCTATCACCACTTCCAATCCCTGGGTACCTTCACAGTCACCCCCTCAAATGCCTGTTAGCACAGTGCCAAGTTTGTTTGCTGCCCCCAATGGTAATGTAGTTGTTGGAGCAATGTCCACCACAGACCCATGGGGTGAACCACCTGTACAACCTACCCCTCCTATTGCACCTGCATCCAGTGACCCATGGAGTGGAGGAATTGCATTCCCTTCTGCAACTGTTCCACAGCCCCAAGGCCCATGGGGAGCACCTCAAAGTCAGAGTTTCGACACATTAAACCAAACTGGGTTGGCAAGTGGATTAACAACCCAACTTCCTACTTCGGCACCATTCAATATCCAAAATCCACAGGACACAAAACCTGAGATTTTGAATAACAACTTTTCAAATCTTGTCAACCTCGATTCACTTGTCCAGAAACCTGAGCCTGTGAAGAATCCTTTCTTGTCcagccaaccagaacctaaatCCAAAAATCCATTTATGCAAGAAAAACCACAAGCACCAACGTTGAACCAGCTACGAGAGCCGCCAACAAACCCAACCCTGAACACTGTACCAAGTGTGGGTGGAGATATCTTGCTGCCTGCACCTCTCATCCCTGATTCTGGTCCAAGACCCCAGCAAACAGTTCAGAGCAATCCTTTCTTATGA